A window of Roseiflexus castenholzii DSM 13941 genomic DNA:
CTTGTGCGCTGGGCTTGATGCTGGTGCAGAACATTGTCGGGCTTGTGCAGGTACTGCTGGCGCAGGCGGGCGAGTCGCTGCCGCTGGCGGTCGCGCGCCTGACGCACCTGGGGCTGAGCGCCACTGCATGGGGAGCGCTGGTGGTGCTGGTGACGCTGGCGCTGCGCCGTCCGTTTCCTTCGGTGGTTGCCGCACCATCGCCTGCAACAGTCGCGCGCCCTGGTCTAACCGATACAACGTTGCTGGAAGGCAAGCCATCGCTGCTGAAGGACTACGTGAGCCTGACCAAGCCGGGAGTCATTTCGCTGCTTATTCTGACGACGATCACCAGCATGTATATCACGCCGGCCGGCATTCCCGAATGGTCGCTGGTGCTCTGGACGACTATCGGCGGTTGGTTGATGGCGTCGGGGTCGCATTCCATCAACTGTTACCTGGATAAAGACATCGACATCAACATGGGGCGCACCAGCCGCCGTCCCATTCCGAGCGGGCGCATTCCGGCGTGGCATGCGCTGGCGCTTGGCGTTGTGCTCGGCATGATTGCCTTCGCTATCCTGGCGATATTTGTTAACATGCTGACAGCGCTGCTGGCACTCGCCGGGTTTTTCTACTACGTCGTCATCTACACCATCTGGCTGAAGCGCACCTCGAAGCATAACATCGTCATCGGCGGCGGAGCGGGCGCATTCCCGCCACTGGTCGGCTGGGCGGCGGTGACCGGTTCGCTGGCGCCGGAGGCGCTGCTCCTCTGGTTGATCGTGTTCTTCTGGACGCCGCCACACTTCTGGGCGTTGGCGCTTATCCGCGAGAAGGATTACGCCCGCGCCGGGGTGCCGATGCTGCCGGTGGTGGCAGGCGACGTCGAGACGCGCCGGCAGATTGTGCTGTACACACTCTCTATGCTGGCGCTCACCGCACTTCCACCCCTGCTGGGAATGCTGGGCTGGTCCTACCTGCTCATGGCGTCGATCTTCGGCGGTCTGTTCCTGTACTATGCGCTGAAACTTCGTCGCGATGGAACCACAGCAACTGCCTGGGCGCTCTACAAGTATTCGTTGCTCTACCTGGCGCTCCTCTTTGTCGCAATGGTCGTAGATCGCGCGGTGTTTGCGTAAGAAATGTTGCGGGCGGCAGGTTGCCCGTCGAAGATGTCACACAACCTCAAGGGTCTGGGACGCAAGGGGCGGTGCGAACGAGCAGGCGAGGCGTCGAAGACGCCTCCCTGGTTCCTGCCCTCTCATTTGCATTCCTGGTTCTCATTGCCCTTCCTTCACCTCACGGCGTGGTATACTAAAGCATCCCAAACGATCGATTCGTTGCCGAGGAGGAGTTTTTGTGAGTCGGCGCCCTGATATTGTGTTGCTCGTACTGGATACCCAGCGTATCGATAGACTTTCATGCTACGGCTATTCCCGACCGACTTCGCCCCACCTCGATGATCTTGCCGCCGACGCGACCCTGTTCCGCCGCGTGTTTGCCACGTCGCAATGGACCATCCCTTCGCATGCATCGATGTTTACCGGTCTCTACGCTGCCGAACATATGACGAATCAGTCGTCTGCGGCGCTCCCTGCAAGCATTCCCACCCTGGCAGAGCGTCTGCGCGACGGCGGGTATATGACGGCGGCATTCTGCAACAACCCGCTCGTCGGTGTGGTCAACAACGGTTTGAGGCGCGGCTTTGAGAGTTTTCTGAACTACAGCGGTTTGATGACATCGCGCCCCAACCAGGCAGGCGCGCATCCTGGCATAATCAGCCGCTACCGCCAATGGTTCAAAGGGCGTCTGGCGGAGACGCTTAACCGCATTCAGGACGCATTCGCGCACTCCGAGACGATGCTCGAATTCGCGTTTACGCCGTTGATGGTGCCGCTGTGGCAGACGGCGCTCAGTTTCAAGGGCAACACGCCTAAATCGCTCAACGACGCAGCGCGTTTGCTGATCGAGCGGCGCGGCGTGGCACGCAACCAGCCAATCTTCGCTTTCATCAACGTCATGGGGGTCCATACCCCATACCATCCCGATCGCCGCATGCTCGAACGATTTGCGCCGGAGGTGATCCGCAACCGCGAGGCGGCACGCTATGTGCGGCGCTTCAACAGTGATGTGTTTGGCTGGCTGGCGCCGTTCTCCGGCGTCGATGAACGGTATCACCACGTGCTCAGCGATGTCTACGACGCAGAAGTTGCCACCCAGGACGCACACATTGGCGCTTTCCTGCGGCGTTTGCGTGAAAGCGGCGTTCTTGATCGGACGCTGCTCCTGGTGTGCGCCGACCACGGCGATCACCTGGGTGAGAAAGGGCTGATCGGGCATACAGTGTCGGCATACAACGAACTGGTGCATGTACCGCTGATGGTGCGCGATCCATTCGGCGACTTTCAACGGAGCGCAGTGGTTGATCACACGGTTTCACTTCGACGGGTCTTCCACACGCTGTTGAGCGCCGCCGGGCTTGCCAGCAGCATCGAGCGCGACCGGTCGCTGGCGCAGACGCCAACCGCCGATCCCGAGGGGGGTGCCGTCTTCGTCGAGGCGGAACCATTGCAGAATGTGCTGGGGATCATGCTGCGCCGCCAGCCGGACCTGGCGCGCGCCCGCCGGTTCGATCAACCGCGCCGCGCAGTGATCAGCGGATCGCACAAACTGATCCAGACCGGCAATGACCATGTGGAGTTGTACGACCTGGACGCCGATCCGCGTGAAACCGTCGATCTGGCGGCAATCCTGCCGGAACGTGTCGAGGAATTGCAAGAACGTCTCAGTGCATTTGTGCGGCGAATCAGCGCCAGCGCGCCATCGATCCGGCGCGCCGAAGGCGTGGACGATCCCGCTGTGCAGCGCCGTTTGAAGGAGTTGGGGTATCTGGAGTAGAACTGTCTATGTACCCACCAGTTGATCCAGTCATTATTTCGCTTGGTCCGCTCACGCTGCGCTGGTACGGCGTCCTGATCATGACCGGCGTCATGCTGGCGGCGTGGGTTGGGGCACAGCACGTCGAGCGGCGCGGGTTCGACCGGGATTCGGTGTGGGATCTGCTCTTCTGGGTGCTCATTCCTGGCTTGCTCGGCGCCCGGCTCTATTATGTCTTCATTCAGTCGCCACGCGGACCGGAAGGTCTCGGACGTTTTCTTGCCCATCCGGCCAGCATTCTGGCGGTGTGGGAAGGCGGATTGCACATTTTTGGCGGGTTTATCTTCGGCACACTGGGCTTGTGGGCATTTGCGCGCGTGCGGAAGACGCCGCTCCTGGTGTATGCCGACGCTATTGCGCTTGGTCTGCCGCTGGGTCAGGCGGTTGGGCGTTGGGCGAATTTTATCAACCAGGAGTTGTATGGTCCGCCGACAACCCTGCCGTGGGGGTTGCGCATCGATGCCGATCATCGTATCGGTCCGTACCGCGATCTGGCGGCTTTTCCCGAAACGACGCTCTTCCATCCGCTGTTTCTGTATGAATCGCTCTGGAACCTGATCGGTTTTGCGTTGATCTTCTCGATATGGCGGCGCTACGGCGACCGCCTGCGTGATGGCGACGTGCTGTTGATGTACCTGGTCTGGTACCCGCTGGGGCGCTTCTTTATCGAATTTCTACGCACCGACTCGTGGTTTTTTCCTGGAACACCGTTCAACGTCGTACACATTCTCTCATTCGTCGCCGTCGTCGGCGCGGCTACGCTGCTCTATCGGAGACACGGCGGGAGGCGAGCAGCGCACGGCGCGCGGCGCGAGGTGGAGGGCGCG
This region includes:
- a CDS encoding heme o synthase; this encodes MRRENARVVALPLFRTSWMVIALALVAYGAILAGSIIPTMTGAAVSSIATAVLGGALAMYTGMRTRAAPVRLGGRATAARRSYLTLAFAAVGMLYLAVVAGALNTSAGTLWTCQTWPGCEASGSGDWPALAHRGLAGVATILIAALAMQTWRIRHERALRVAVACALGLMLVQNIVGLVQVLLAQAGESLPLAVARLTHLGLSATAWGALVVLVTLALRRPFPSVVAAPSPATVARPGLTDTTLLEGKPSLLKDYVSLTKPGVISLLILTTITSMYITPAGIPEWSLVLWTTIGGWLMASGSHSINCYLDKDIDINMGRTSRRPIPSGRIPAWHALALGVVLGMIAFAILAIFVNMLTALLALAGFFYYVVIYTIWLKRTSKHNIVIGGGAGAFPPLVGWAAVTGSLAPEALLLWLIVFFWTPPHFWALALIREKDYARAGVPMLPVVAGDVETRRQIVLYTLSMLALTALPPLLGMLGWSYLLMASIFGGLFLYYALKLRRDGTTATAWALYKYSLLYLALLFVAMVVDRAVFA
- a CDS encoding sulfatase family protein, which gives rise to MSRRPDIVLLVLDTQRIDRLSCYGYSRPTSPHLDDLAADATLFRRVFATSQWTIPSHASMFTGLYAAEHMTNQSSAALPASIPTLAERLRDGGYMTAAFCNNPLVGVVNNGLRRGFESFLNYSGLMTSRPNQAGAHPGIISRYRQWFKGRLAETLNRIQDAFAHSETMLEFAFTPLMVPLWQTALSFKGNTPKSLNDAARLLIERRGVARNQPIFAFINVMGVHTPYHPDRRMLERFAPEVIRNREAARYVRRFNSDVFGWLAPFSGVDERYHHVLSDVYDAEVATQDAHIGAFLRRLRESGVLDRTLLLVCADHGDHLGEKGLIGHTVSAYNELVHVPLMVRDPFGDFQRSAVVDHTVSLRRVFHTLLSAAGLASSIERDRSLAQTPTADPEGGAVFVEAEPLQNVLGIMLRRQPDLARARRFDQPRRAVISGSHKLIQTGNDHVELYDLDADPRETVDLAAILPERVEELQERLSAFVRRISASAPSIRRAEGVDDPAVQRRLKELGYLE
- the lgt gene encoding prolipoprotein diacylglyceryl transferase; the encoded protein is MYPPVDPVIISLGPLTLRWYGVLIMTGVMLAAWVGAQHVERRGFDRDSVWDLLFWVLIPGLLGARLYYVFIQSPRGPEGLGRFLAHPASILAVWEGGLHIFGGFIFGTLGLWAFARVRKTPLLVYADAIALGLPLGQAVGRWANFINQELYGPPTTLPWGLRIDADHRIGPYRDLAAFPETTLFHPLFLYESLWNLIGFALIFSIWRRYGDRLRDGDVLLMYLVWYPLGRFFIEFLRTDSWFFPGTPFNVVHILSFVAVVGAATLLYRRHGGRRAAHGARREVEGAGKPG